In bacterium, a genomic segment contains:
- a CDS encoding TIGR00282 family metallophosphoesterase: MELNCLHIADIFGQTGMEMVSKILPNLIKEKKIDFVMANGENAFDGKGISETMCQQLFNLGVHVITSGNHIWDKKKTFYSENPLIQKYLLRPFNYPVGNEGRGSAIYQLNNGVKVGVLNLQGRTYMLDIDCPFRSGEREIEKMKKETDVIIVDFHAEATAEKMAFSYYVDGKVSAVLGTHTHVQTADERILPGGTAYITDVGMTGPHDGVIGMHKDAAIKKFILQTYFKFEPSTGDAKFHGVFLKIDTQTGKATYIERIKIE, from the coding sequence ATGGAATTGAATTGCCTACATATTGCCGATATATTCGGCCAGACCGGAATGGAAATGGTGTCGAAAATTCTGCCAAATCTGATTAAAGAAAAAAAAATTGATTTTGTTATGGCCAACGGAGAGAATGCATTTGACGGCAAGGGTATTTCTGAAACTATGTGCCAACAATTATTCAATCTCGGCGTACATGTCATTACGAGCGGTAATCATATTTGGGATAAGAAAAAAACATTTTATTCGGAAAATCCGCTCATTCAGAAATACTTGCTACGCCCGTTCAATTACCCGGTTGGAAATGAGGGCCGGGGTTCTGCGATTTACCAGCTTAATAATGGCGTAAAGGTGGGCGTCTTAAATTTACAAGGCAGAACGTATATGCTTGATATCGACTGTCCGTTTCGCAGCGGAGAACGCGAGATCGAAAAAATGAAAAAAGAAACGGATGTAATTATTGTGGATTTTCATGCGGAAGCTACGGCTGAAAAGATGGCATTCAGTTATTATGTGGATGGCAAAGTCAGCGCGGTATTGGGAACACATACCCATGTTCAGACGGCTGATGAGCGAATTTTACCCGGCGGGACGGCATACATAACGGATGTCGGTATGACCGGTCCGCATGACGGTGTGATCGGAATGCATAAAGATGCGGCAATTAAGAAATTCATTTTGCAAACTTATTTTAAATTTGAACCGTCAACCGGCGACGCGAAATTCCATGGAGTGTTTTTAAAAATTGATACACAAACCGGGAAAGCAACTTATATTGAAAGAATTAAGATTGAATAG